One part of the Acetoanaerobium sticklandii genome encodes these proteins:
- a CDS encoding O-antigen ligase family protein, which translates to MRKLSNSKDTNIKKDSIKKSKVLSYGHNGDFYYEIYKIIPLLFIVGLLPFVIRLKIIPLEGPFYEFWNGEKINADFFTYYKQIFIYIVTCWAMLNTFLFTKKIKFTKAYYFMGTYAILIILSTVFSKYPQITLNGFVERREGMWIVLCYLLLMFSTINLVETEKQIKAIIYTLGISGVIISIISIFQYFGMDIFATEFAKDYMISKEIQAQIKEFNIQFGEKYSYGVFYNPNYLGGYISFYAPLMLSFAIISKNIKEKIIFSIFFILSILALYGSRSEAGVLGTIGTVLLLILVVIARYIIKDKPQEEYKKIMFAKFVPILGVLIILPVSLSYIPISQNPLTRIRTEAVALFKPSDLKSKDYKEIGPINDIKHIDDKMIEIVINQSSTYIKIDDSSNINILEEDKVVWNKNIDDLIDGEIYILDSHESYQAQLLLNKTEYSDVYGIKYSANPYGVDLYFIFDKGKLNIADSFYKKLDINRDLQPSKHIGFTGKGMIASGRGYIWSRSFPIMIENLLIGTGQDSFVIEFPRNDIYGRQVDDHLTRLWIITDKPHSFYIQVGVQSGVLSLIVILIGIFLLLYRNIQDTFFSDVKYNWNIMSLGIVGYLISSVFNDSILAISPIIYIFIGICISLTIKNSKERIL; encoded by the coding sequence TTGCGTAAGTTAAGTAATAGTAAAGATACTAATATAAAAAAAGACAGTATAAAAAAATCTAAAGTTTTGTCATATGGACACAATGGAGATTTTTACTACGAGATATATAAAATAATCCCTCTACTATTTATAGTGGGATTATTGCCATTTGTTATTAGGCTTAAAATAATCCCACTAGAAGGACCATTTTATGAATTTTGGAATGGTGAAAAAATTAATGCAGATTTTTTTACATATTATAAACAAATATTTATATATATAGTAACGTGTTGGGCAATGTTAAACACTTTTCTTTTTACAAAAAAAATTAAATTTACTAAGGCATATTATTTTATGGGAACCTATGCAATATTAATAATATTATCTACCGTTTTTTCGAAATACCCTCAGATAACACTGAATGGATTTGTAGAACGAAGAGAAGGTATGTGGATAGTGCTTTGTTATTTACTTCTTATGTTTTCAACTATAAACCTAGTAGAAACGGAGAAACAAATTAAAGCTATAATTTACACATTGGGCATATCAGGAGTCATAATATCTATCATATCAATTTTTCAATATTTTGGGATGGATATATTTGCAACTGAATTTGCCAAGGACTATATGATTTCTAAAGAAATACAAGCACAAATAAAGGAATTTAACATACAGTTTGGAGAAAAATATTCATACGGAGTGTTTTATAACCCTAACTATTTAGGAGGATATATAAGTTTTTATGCACCATTAATGCTATCATTTGCTATAATATCTAAAAATATAAAAGAAAAAATCATATTTTCTATATTCTTTATACTTTCTATCCTTGCATTATATGGCAGTCGTAGTGAAGCAGGAGTATTAGGGACGATAGGAACTGTATTACTACTAATATTAGTGGTAATAGCTAGATATATAATCAAAGATAAGCCTCAAGAAGAGTATAAAAAAATAATGTTTGCGAAATTTGTACCTATATTAGGAGTACTTATTATATTGCCAGTGAGTTTATCATACATACCAATCTCACAAAATCCACTAACTAGAATAAGAACTGAAGCAGTAGCTTTATTTAAACCATCCGACTTAAAAAGCAAAGATTACAAGGAGATAGGGCCTATAAATGATATAAAACATATAGATGATAAAATGATTGAAATAGTAATTAATCAAAGTTCCACTTATATTAAAATTGATGATTCTTCAAATATAAATATTTTGGAAGAAGATAAAGTTGTTTGGAATAAAAATATAGATGATTTGATTGATGGAGAAATTTATATTTTAGATAGTCACGAATCATATCAGGCACAATTGTTGCTCAATAAAACTGAATATAGTGATGTTTATGGTATAAAGTATAGTGCAAATCCCTATGGAGTAGATTTATATTTTATATTTGATAAAGGAAAATTGAATATAGCTGATTCTTTTTATAAAAAATTAGATATTAACAGAGATTTGCAGCCATCTAAACACATTGGATTTACAGGTAAAGGTATGATAGCCAGTGGAAGAGGATATATATGGTCAAGAAGTTTTCCTATTATGATTGAAAATCTTTTGATTGGGACAGGTCAGGATTCTTTTGTAATTGAATTTCCTAGAAACGATATTTATGGTAGACAAGTAGATGACCACTTAACTAGATTATGGATTATTACTGATAAACCACATAGTTTCTATATACAAGTGGGGGTCCAATCAGGAGTTTTATCATTAATAGTTATTTTAATTGGCATATTTTTATTATTATATAGAAATATTCAAGATACTTTTTTTAGTGATGTTAAATATAACTGGAATATAATGAGTTTAGGGATTGTAGGATATTTAATTTCATCAGTTTTTAATGATAGCATCTTAGCTATTTCTCCAATAATTTATATTTTTATAGGAATTTGTATATCATTAACTATTAAGAACTCAAAGGAAAGGATATTATAA
- a CDS encoding YveK family protein: MEKQEEISFADLTHILFKKRIIGFKVFALVAILTFIYAFSPLFENNYKYEASSSISIIYNYKTPTNPEEISEGYVYYQDRMQNNMIPTIKGYIESYTLLRNVISELDIKNKKGEYLRVKKLKENIEIVNPNGSNLIMISVKDSNNKIAEDIANEIPRKLVEMAKANENLKDYEIVIIDKAMSYKLNSNTLPIFLIFGLAFGLVLGIIASFISTYYSKRIQLPSYLTENGFEVDLILNKQLSKTEIDKILYFVMLANFESVLIGLDDNIEKYNIEYIKEMFDENEIKINILNYTDNNFLVQSKLYDKTFIIVEENFTNKDHINQISNLNSKYNLGINAIYIEK, translated from the coding sequence ATGGAAAAACAAGAAGAAATATCATTTGCTGATTTGACACATATATTATTTAAAAAAAGAATAATAGGATTCAAAGTTTTTGCGTTGGTTGCTATATTAACATTTATTTATGCTTTTTCTCCTCTTTTTGAAAACAATTATAAATACGAGGCTTCTAGTAGTATATCTATTATATATAACTATAAGACTCCGACTAATCCCGAAGAAATAAGTGAAGGATATGTGTATTATCAAGACAGAATGCAAAACAATATGATACCTACGATTAAAGGATATATAGAATCTTACACATTATTGCGTAATGTTATTTCAGAATTGGATATAAAGAATAAGAAGGGTGAATATTTAAGAGTAAAGAAATTGAAAGAGAATATAGAAATTGTAAATCCAAATGGAAGTAATCTCATTATGATATCAGTTAAAGATAGTAATAATAAAATTGCTGAAGATATTGCAAATGAGATACCTAGAAAATTAGTAGAAATGGCAAAGGCGAACGAAAATTTGAAAGATTATGAAATTGTTATTATAGATAAAGCTATGTCCTATAAGCTTAATTCTAACACATTGCCTATTTTCTTGATATTTGGCTTAGCTTTTGGATTAGTACTAGGAATAATAGCTTCTTTTATAAGTACTTATTATAGCAAAAGGATTCAGCTACCATCTTATCTAACAGAAAATGGATTTGAAGTAGATTTAATTCTTAATAAACAACTAAGCAAAACTGAAATAGATAAAATTCTATATTTTGTTATGCTAGCCAATTTTGAGAGTGTTTTAATTGGATTAGATGATAATATTGAGAAATATAATATTGAATATATTAAAGAAATGTTTGATGAAAATGAGATTAAAATTAATATATTAAATTATACCGATAATAATTTTTTAGTTCAATCGAAGTTATATGATAAAACTTTTATTATAGTAGAAGAAAATTTTACAAACAAGGATCATATCAATCAAATTTCAAATTTGAATAGTAAATATAATTTAGGTATAAATGCTATTTATATTGAAAAATAG
- a CDS encoding aldolase/citrate lyase family protein, which translates to MELMFITNKVEEAVSAEQAGIDIIFVDLEINGKKERQGHLDTHIADHKIEDIKLIKSKITKSLILVRVNPLYNKTHEEVNIAINYGADIIMLPMFKTENEVKEFIKIVDKRAEVCLLLETPQALSRIKNIIEVKGIDRIHIGLNDLHLGMGLDFMFELLSGGIVEYLSDTIKYKDIKFGFGGIAKIGQGDVPAEIIIGEHYRLNSQSVILSREFREKVIHQDFTNNLIKEIKKIRDIERKIKTWSEIDFARNREEVIERVNEVVSKKQRIYNEKK; encoded by the coding sequence ATGGAATTAATGTTTATTACTAATAAGGTTGAGGAAGCTGTTAGTGCAGAACAGGCAGGTATAGACATAATATTTGTTGATTTAGAAATAAATGGAAAAAAAGAGAGACAAGGGCATTTAGATACACATATAGCGGACCATAAAATAGAAGATATTAAATTAATAAAATCAAAAATAACAAAATCATTAATTTTAGTTAGAGTTAATCCTTTATATAATAAAACGCACGAAGAGGTTAACATAGCAATAAATTATGGAGCAGATATAATTATGCTTCCTATGTTTAAAACTGAAAATGAAGTTAAAGAATTTATAAAAATTGTTGATAAAAGAGCTGAAGTTTGCTTGCTGCTAGAAACACCTCAGGCATTGAGTCGAATTAAAAATATTATAGAAGTTAAAGGGATAGATAGAATTCATATAGGATTAAATGATTTGCATTTGGGAATGGGACTTGATTTTATGTTCGAGTTATTATCTGGTGGAATTGTAGAATATTTGAGCGACACGATAAAGTATAAGGATATAAAATTTGGATTTGGTGGGATTGCAAAAATTGGTCAAGGAGATGTTCCGGCGGAAATAATAATTGGAGAACATTATAGGTTAAACTCACAATCGGTTATTTTATCAAGAGAATTTAGAGAAAAAGTGATACATCAAGACTTTACTAACAACTTAATTAAGGAAATAAAAAAAATTAGGGATATAGAAAGAAAAATAAAAACATGGTCTGAAATTGATTTTGCAAGAAACAGAGAAGAAGTGATAGAGAGGGTGAATGAAGTTGTTTCAAAAAAACAACGAATTTATAACGAAAAAAAATAA
- a CDS encoding sugar transferase, with translation MKLFQKNNEFITKKNNFYIKFGKRAIDLIIVFPSIIILSPIFIVIMLLISIDSEGSPLYKQERVGQFGKAFYIYKFRTMLKDADKLGPKRTSQDDNRITKTGKFLRRTSLDELPQLFNVLKGDMSLVGYRPGVYEDYPQEYIQTEIFKFKPGISGYAQINGRSNLTQDLKLYWEKEYTKDISFKTDLMIIIKTILNVLNKKDVN, from the coding sequence ATGAAGTTGTTTCAAAAAAACAACGAATTTATAACGAAAAAAAATAATTTTTATATCAAATTTGGAAAAAGAGCAATTGATTTAATAATTGTTTTTCCTTCTATTATAATTTTATCGCCAATATTTATTGTGATAATGCTTTTGATTTCTATAGATTCAGAAGGTTCACCTCTTTACAAGCAAGAAAGGGTAGGACAATTTGGAAAAGCTTTTTATATATATAAATTTAGAACAATGCTTAAGGATGCTGATAAATTGGGACCTAAACGTACCTCGCAAGATGATAATAGAATTACAAAAACAGGCAAATTCTTAAGACGAACTAGTTTGGATGAGCTGCCCCAACTATTCAATGTTTTAAAGGGAGATATGAGTCTTGTGGGTTATAGGCCTGGGGTATATGAAGACTATCCACAAGAGTATATTCAAACTGAAATATTTAAATTTAAGCCTGGGATATCAGGATATGCTCAGATTAATGGAAGAAGTAATTTAACTCAAGACCTAAAATTATATTGGGAAAAAGAGTATACTAAAGATATTAGTTTTAAAACTGATTTAATGATAATAATTAAAACTATACTTAATGTTTTAAACAAGAAGGATGTAAATTAA
- the asnB gene encoding asparagine synthase (glutamine-hydrolyzing), with protein sequence MCGIVGQFSIDEKTNLLSKTEELSKMLESMIHRGPDGEGKYESKNLIMGMRRLSILDLDNGFQPIFNEDKSIVVVFNGEIYNYIEIKDELLKKGHKFYTSSDTEVLVHLYEEYGEDFSSYLNGMFSYTLFDIKNNVLIVSRDRVGEKPLYYSIMNDIFYFSSEIKSLLLCSDIKCEANKDSINDMLTFNYVPYPNTAFKNIYRLEPGKSIIIKNNKISKKTYWEIPKKSIYNNNFENFETLDSLISNSVEIRMRSDVEVGAFLSGGIDSTIVTKYMREKTEDSFKTFSIGFTEEIYNELDYAKKVSETYNTNHIYKIVNQDDFLEQLVNSIWFCENPHGDVSFAPTFILSELASKYLKVVLTGDGGDEIFGGYDKYLDFIYNQELDINENFKNYFNKISVFNILEKESILSNEFKSDLIEIDSFKKIEEKYIGIHNSDFINKIMYFDSDYLLEGNNLVKPDRMGMANSIEGRYPLLDYRIIEMMFNIDSSKKIYNGEKKYLLKNILSKDFDDDFIKRKKQMFTVPIGEWFKDKEFIDKINPIICSEKFKNRGVFNYDRVLKMIQSHQNSQENYTRQLRAILVVELWYRIYIDNKFTKKPSFNDLI encoded by the coding sequence ATGTGTGGTATTGTAGGTCAATTTTCAATTGATGAGAAAACTAACTTATTAAGCAAGACTGAAGAATTAAGCAAGATGTTAGAATCTATGATTCATAGAGGACCAGATGGAGAAGGAAAATATGAGTCTAAAAATTTAATTATGGGGATGAGAAGGTTAAGTATTTTAGATTTAGATAATGGATTTCAGCCAATATTTAATGAAGATAAATCTATTGTTGTAGTATTTAATGGAGAAATTTATAACTATATTGAAATTAAAGATGAATTATTAAAAAAAGGGCATAAGTTTTATACCTCTAGTGATACAGAAGTGTTAGTGCATTTATACGAAGAATATGGAGAAGATTTTTCGAGTTACTTAAATGGAATGTTTTCATATACACTTTTTGATATTAAAAATAATGTTCTAATTGTTTCTAGAGACAGAGTAGGTGAGAAACCATTATACTATTCTATAATGAATGATATTTTTTATTTTTCATCTGAAATAAAATCTCTATTATTATGCAGTGATATAAAGTGTGAAGCGAATAAAGATTCTATTAATGATATGCTAACTTTTAATTATGTTCCATACCCTAATACAGCATTTAAAAATATTTATAGATTAGAGCCTGGGAAGAGCATCATAATTAAAAATAATAAAATATCAAAAAAAACATATTGGGAAATTCCTAAAAAGTCTATATATAATAATAACTTTGAAAATTTTGAAACCTTAGATTCACTTATTTCTAACAGTGTTGAAATAAGGATGAGAAGTGATGTAGAGGTAGGAGCTTTTTTAAGTGGAGGGATTGACTCAACTATAGTAACAAAATACATGAGAGAGAAAACAGAAGATTCGTTTAAAACCTTTTCAATTGGTTTCACTGAAGAAATCTATAATGAGTTAGATTATGCAAAAAAAGTATCGGAAACATATAACACAAACCATATTTATAAGATAGTTAATCAAGATGATTTTTTAGAGCAATTAGTTAACTCTATATGGTTTTGTGAAAATCCTCACGGAGATGTATCTTTTGCGCCTACATTTATTTTATCAGAATTAGCATCAAAATATTTAAAGGTAGTTCTTACTGGTGATGGGGGAGATGAAATTTTTGGAGGATATGATAAGTATTTGGATTTTATCTATAATCAGGAATTAGATATAAATGAAAATTTTAAAAATTATTTTAATAAAATTAGTGTTTTTAATATTTTAGAAAAAGAATCGATTTTGTCTAACGAGTTTAAGTCTGATTTAATTGAGATTGATTCTTTTAAAAAAATTGAAGAAAAATATATAGGAATTCATAATTCGGATTTCATAAATAAAATAATGTATTTTGATTCAGACTATTTGTTAGAAGGAAATAATTTAGTGAAACCTGATAGAATGGGTATGGCTAACTCAATTGAGGGAAGATACCCCTTGTTAGATTATAGAATAATTGAAATGATGTTTAACATAGATTCTAGTAAGAAAATCTACAACGGAGAAAAAAAATATTTACTTAAAAATATTCTTTCTAAAGATTTTGATGATGACTTTATAAAAAGGAAGAAACAAATGTTTACAGTACCAATTGGTGAATGGTTCAAAGATAAGGAGTTTATTGATAAAATTAATCCAATTATATGTTCAGAGAAGTTTAAAAATAGAGGGGTATTTAATTATGACAGAGTTTTAAAAATGATTCAATCACATCAAAATAGCCAGGAAAACTATACTAGACAGCTTAGAGCTATATTAGTTGTAGAGTTATGGTACAGAATATATATTGATAATAAATTTACTAAAAAACCATCATTTAATGATCTTATATAG
- a CDS encoding CDP-glycerol glycerophosphotransferase family protein, translated as MKKKIFIPVYGGGHCKLIISLYDSLIRKFDVTILALTLAEEYLSNHEIPYKTLKDYLEYIDLGDNIVQLGDQFIKENNIDYERIGLYNSSIYYGCNIRDYILKYGEDDIVDSYGKQNRLIFLPINTMEAILKIENPDAVLTTNSPRFERASILAAKNLGITNYSIEDLLGNSRVFSLKDTNTDYYGDYIFVLNNFVRENLINQGVKAKKIVVSGLPTFDNLKNHYTDIFNFKQRYGIDLNKKIITWASHVSEDEIYIFEELLKVFTLNNEYLLIIKPHPNEDYSYMEKMLAKIHTNSIRLIENCDIRDLINISELLLTQYSTCGLEALFMQTPVIVLNPFDKKYDTDYSSLNIASKCQDLSKILINIEEKKQYHLNFEVINNSINNMINFIDNTI; from the coding sequence TTGAAAAAAAAGATATTTATTCCAGTATATGGAGGAGGGCATTGTAAATTAATTATTTCATTATATGATAGTCTTATAAGAAAGTTTGATGTAACAATTCTAGCTCTCACTTTGGCGGAAGAATACCTAAGTAATCATGAAATACCATATAAAACATTAAAAGATTATTTAGAATATATAGATTTAGGAGATAATATTGTACAATTAGGAGATCAATTTATAAAAGAAAATAATATTGATTATGAGAGGATTGGATTATATAATTCTTCAATATATTATGGATGCAATATTAGAGATTATATATTAAAGTATGGGGAAGATGATATAGTTGATTCGTATGGAAAACAGAATAGGCTTATATTTCTTCCTATAAATACAATGGAGGCAATATTAAAAATTGAAAATCCAGATGCTGTTTTAACTACAAATTCACCAAGGTTTGAAAGAGCATCCATATTAGCAGCTAAGAATCTAGGAATTACAAACTATTCTATTGAAGATTTGCTCGGAAATAGTCGTGTGTTTTCTTTAAAGGATACGAATACTGATTATTATGGGGATTATATATTTGTTCTCAACAATTTTGTTAGAGAAAATTTGATTAATCAAGGAGTAAAGGCTAAAAAGATTGTTGTTTCAGGCTTGCCTACTTTTGATAATTTAAAAAATCATTATACTGATATTTTTAATTTTAAACAAAGATATGGTATTGATTTGAATAAAAAAATTATAACTTGGGCTAGCCATGTATCAGAGGATGAAATTTATATCTTTGAAGAATTATTAAAAGTCTTTACTTTAAACAATGAGTATTTATTAATAATAAAACCTCACCCAAATGAAGATTATTCATATATGGAAAAGATGCTTGCTAAAATACATACAAATTCAATACGTTTAATTGAAAATTGTGACATTAGGGATTTAATAAATATTTCAGAATTATTACTTACTCAATACTCCACTTGCGGATTAGAAGCTTTATTTATGCAAACACCAGTTATAGTTTTAAATCCATTTGATAAAAAATATGATACTGATTATTCTTCTTTAAATATAGCAAGTAAATGTCAAGATTTGAGTAAGATTTTAATAAATATTGAAGAAAAAAAGCAATATCATTTAAATTTTGAAGTAATAAATAATTCAATTAATAATATGATTAATTTTATTGATAATACAATTTAA
- a CDS encoding NAD-dependent 4,6-dehydratase LegB, translating to MKKLLITGADGFIGSHLTEELIRQGHKVKAFAYYNSFNTWGWLDTLPADIMKEVEVFTGDIRDSNGVREAMKGMEEVYHLAALIAIPFSYHSPDTYVDTNIKGTLNVLQAARDIDISRLLITSTSEVYGTAQYVPIDELHPFQGQSPYSATKIGADRLAESFYRSFNMPITIVRPFNTYGPRQSARAVIPTIITQLLAGKEEIELGSLTPTRDFNFVKDTANGFIEIAKSDKTIGEEINIATQQEISIGELAQELIRQINPNAKIICDNQRLRPEKSEVNRLLGSNEKIKKLTNWKPNYTFEQGIAETVEFFKGNLDKYKTDIYNI from the coding sequence GTGAAAAAATTACTAATAACTGGAGCAGACGGCTTCATTGGAAGCCACTTAACAGAAGAATTGATAAGACAAGGCCATAAGGTTAAAGCATTTGCATACTATAATTCATTTAATACATGGGGATGGCTAGATACCCTTCCTGCAGATATTATGAAAGAGGTAGAAGTTTTTACTGGAGATATTAGAGATTCTAATGGGGTAAGAGAAGCAATGAAAGGGATGGAAGAAGTCTATCATCTTGCAGCGCTTATAGCTATACCTTTTAGTTATCATTCTCCCGATACGTATGTAGATACTAATATAAAAGGAACTCTAAATGTATTACAAGCAGCTAGAGATATAGATATATCAAGATTACTTATAACCTCTACATCAGAAGTTTATGGAACAGCTCAGTATGTTCCGATAGATGAACTTCATCCATTTCAAGGTCAATCTCCATATTCTGCGACTAAAATAGGAGCAGATAGACTTGCAGAATCTTTTTATCGTAGCTTTAATATGCCAATTACTATTGTAAGACCATTTAATACCTATGGGCCTAGGCAGTCAGCAAGAGCTGTAATACCTACTATAATAACTCAATTACTAGCAGGAAAAGAAGAGATTGAATTAGGTTCATTGACTCCAACTAGAGATTTTAACTTTGTAAAAGATACTGCAAATGGATTTATAGAAATCGCAAAATCGGATAAAACTATAGGCGAGGAAATAAATATTGCAACGCAACAAGAAATATCAATAGGTGAACTTGCACAGGAACTTATAAGACAGATTAACCCTAATGCAAAAATAATATGTGACAATCAAAGACTACGACCTGAAAAAAGTGAAGTGAATAGATTACTTGGTTCTAACGAAAAAATAAAGAAGCTTACAAATTGGAAACCAAATTATACTTTTGAGCAAGGAATAGCTGAAACAGTAGAATTTTTTAAAGGAAATCTAGATAAATATAAAACTGATATTTATAATATTTAG
- a CDS encoding N-acetyl sugar amidotransferase, whose protein sequence is MKYCKKCVMPDTRPGIKFNEEGICSACQSYERRKGIDWGKRYKELEALCDKYRGMNGDSFDCAIAVSGGKDSHYQVYLMKEVMKMNPILFSVEDNFKMTEAGKHNLKNISEEFGCPIISLKPDIKAQKKLMRYTFEKYGKPTWFIDRLIYTYPMHMALKFNTPLLVYGENVSFEYGGSDYEETYSARNQLNNGVASDIDANELLEIDGITKQVLDLTKAPSIDELNKLDPMYVSYFIPWNSYSNYIFAKTRGFHDLTHEWNRTHHIENFDQIDSRAYLVHSWLKYPKFGHASATDYAARFVRYGLLSREEAIELVKKHDHALDVNSVRDFINFAGYTESEFWEIINKVYNKDIFEKNIFGEWKLKTPIWNEK, encoded by the coding sequence ATGAAATATTGTAAAAAATGTGTAATGCCAGATACTAGACCGGGGATTAAATTTAACGAAGAAGGAATATGTTCAGCGTGTCAGTCTTATGAAAGAAGAAAAGGGATAGACTGGGGCAAAAGATATAAAGAATTAGAAGCTCTATGTGATAAATATAGAGGGATGAATGGAGATTCATTTGATTGTGCTATAGCCGTAAGCGGTGGAAAAGATAGTCATTATCAGGTTTATTTAATGAAAGAAGTTATGAAAATGAATCCGATATTATTTAGTGTTGAAGATAATTTTAAAATGACTGAAGCGGGTAAACATAATTTAAAGAATATCTCAGAAGAATTTGGTTGCCCTATTATAAGCTTAAAGCCTGACATTAAGGCTCAGAAAAAACTAATGAGATATACTTTTGAAAAATATGGAAAACCAACTTGGTTTATAGATAGATTAATATATACTTATCCTATGCATATGGCATTAAAATTTAATACACCACTATTGGTTTATGGAGAAAACGTAAGTTTTGAATATGGGGGTTCAGATTATGAGGAGACATATTCGGCTAGAAATCAATTAAACAACGGTGTTGCTTCTGATATTGATGCAAATGAACTTCTTGAAATAGATGGAATTACAAAACAGGTATTAGATCTTACGAAAGCGCCATCAATTGATGAGCTTAATAAACTTGACCCTATGTATGTATCGTATTTTATACCTTGGAATAGTTATTCAAATTATATTTTTGCAAAGACAAGAGGCTTTCATGATTTAACTCATGAATGGAACAGAACACACCACATAGAAAATTTTGATCAAATAGATAGTAGGGCATACCTAGTACATTCTTGGCTTAAATATCCGAAATTTGGGCATGCATCAGCTACTGACTATGCTGCTAGGTTTGTAAGATATGGTCTTTTATCGAGAGAAGAAGCAATAGAATTAGTAAAAAAACATGACCATGCTTTAGATGTGAATTCTGTAAGAGACTTTATAAATTTTGCAGGGTATACTGAGTCCGAATTCTGGGAAATAATTAATAAAGTTTATAATAAAGATATATTTGAAAAAAATATATTTGGTGAATGGAAATTAAAAACTCCTATTTGGAATGAAAAGTAG
- a CDS encoding LegC family aminotransferase — protein MSDKFIPLSVPNLKGNELKYVTHAVETEWVSTGGPYINEFEEKIAEYAKCKGAVSCQNGTAGLHTALIVCDVTKDDEVIVPTLTFIAAVNPVRYVGAEPIFMDCDDSLTMDVDKLRTFCENECVFQNNKLMNKTTKKHIKAVLVVHVFGNSADMESIMEIAHTFNLKVIEDATEAIGTYYISGKYKGKHAGTIGDIGVYSFNGNKIMTTGGGGMIVSNNEDLLSRAKHLTTQAKSDELYYTHDEIGFNYRMTNLQAALGLAQLEQLEDFIKTKKRNYEYYKKELNNLDGLKILNFNEDIRPNYWFYGLYIKDSFKLNRDELISYLASHKIQTRPIWGLINEQKPYLDVQVYQINKAKDYLNHIINIPCSSNLSIEDVTMVINCLKGI, from the coding sequence ATGAGCGATAAATTTATACCTCTATCAGTACCTAATCTTAAAGGAAATGAGCTGAAATATGTTACTCATGCAGTAGAAACTGAATGGGTATCAACTGGTGGACCATATATAAATGAATTTGAAGAGAAAATAGCAGAGTATGCTAAATGCAAAGGGGCAGTGTCTTGTCAAAATGGTACAGCTGGACTTCATACGGCGCTTATTGTTTGTGATGTAACAAAAGATGATGAAGTGATAGTTCCAACACTTACATTTATAGCTGCTGTTAATCCAGTAAGATATGTAGGAGCAGAGCCAATATTTATGGATTGTGATGATTCTCTTACAATGGATGTAGATAAACTTAGAACATTTTGTGAAAACGAGTGTGTGTTTCAGAACAATAAATTAATGAATAAAACTACTAAAAAACATATAAAGGCAGTTTTAGTAGTTCATGTGTTTGGTAATAGTGCAGATATGGAAAGTATTATGGAAATAGCACATACCTTTAATTTAAAAGTAATTGAAGATGCTACAGAGGCTATAGGAACCTATTATATATCAGGAAAATATAAAGGAAAGCATGCTGGTACTATTGGCGATATAGGAGTATATTCTTTCAATGGGAATAAGATAATGACTACTGGCGGCGGAGGAATGATAGTTTCTAATAATGAAGATTTATTATCTAGAGCTAAGCACTTAACAACGCAAGCTAAGAGTGATGAACTTTATTATACTCATGATGAAATAGGCTTTAATTACCGTATGACAAATCTTCAAGCAGCACTAGGATTAGCTCAATTAGAACAATTAGAAGATTTTATAAAAACAAAGAAAAGAAATTATGAATATTATAAAAAAGAGTTAAATAATCTAGATGGACTAAAAATATTAAATTTTAATGAGGATATTAGACCCAACTATTGGTTTTATGGTTTATATATCAAAGATTCATTTAAGTTAAACAGAGATGAACTTATATCATATTTAGCTTCACATAAAATCCAGACAAGACCTATATGGGGATTGATTAATGAGCAAAAACCTTATTTAGATGTTCAAGTATATCAGATAAATAAAGCAAAAGATTATTTGAATCATATTATTAATATACCTTGTAGTTCAAACCTAAGTATTGAAGATGTTACTATGGTAATAAATTGCTTAAAAGGTATTTAG